A stretch of DNA from Chloroflexota bacterium:
CTCGCCGCCGTTGAGTGCCGAGATCAACCGCAGCGACGTGGTCGTCTCCGGCTCCGGGCGCAGCGTGATCTGCCCGTTCGGCGTCCCGACCCCGCCGATCATGAGCGGACGGCTTGGGTGGAAGCTGACCATCTGGTACGACGGCAGCGACTCCGGCCGCGCCGGCTCGACGATCCACCGCACCGACCAGAGGTCCAACAGCACGTCGTCGACCGTCTGGACGGACTGCGCGTACCAGCGGTGGCGTGCGAGCTGGAGCGGGCTGTACCCGCCAGCCTCGGCGATATCGTGCGGCAGCAGCTCGTTCGGCTGCGGCTCCTGCACGTCTGGCCGCGTGAGCATGCGCCAGGGGCCGTCCCGCTCGATCAGGGCGCGGCCGGCCGGCCCGGGCTCTCCAAGATACGAGATGTCCACCAGTGGGTGAAAGTCGCTGGCAAACAGGGCCAGGTCAATCGCCACCAGCAGCACCAGCGCCGCCTGCCAGAGCGGCGCGAGTCGCCGCAGCTCCCGCCACGCCACCAGCAGCAACGCAAACAGGCCGAGCAACACCAACGGGACTGCCGTCTTCGGGTTGGCAAGGCTGAGGGCGTTTTCAAGTCCGCGTACGACGTCGAGCGGCAACAGCATCTGCAGCGGATCCTGGGTCTGGGCCAGATAGGTCTTGCCGAGCAGTTGCATGGCCCATGGACGGTCAGCCTGAATCCAGGCCCGCCAGACGACGAGGTGGCCGAGGACGAGGCCGAGCAACGCCAGCACACCCACGTGCAGCCCGATCAGCTGCGTGCGCCACCGAGCCACGCCACGCTCGTCACGCCGGGCCGCCAGCCAGTCCGCGCCGAACGCCGCCAGCATCGCCAGCGAGAGCACGGCGATCAACGTGAAACGGGCCGGCGCGCGCTGTACGTTCATGCCTGGCAGCAGCCACAATTGCTCGTAGAGGCCGTACGGGGCGTAGCCGCCGAGCGCGATAACCACGCTCACGCCGGTAGCCAGCGCGAAAAACGTCACGGCCCACCGCCGCACGCCGAGGACCGCCACCACGGCCAGCAGCAGCGGGACGATCCCGACGTAGAGCACGGACTCCCAGATCTGCCACAGCGACCACTGTCCACCATCCGGCGTCCGGAAGAAGAACGGGAAGATCAGCGTGATCAGGTTGACGGGCGGCAGCGAGTACTCGATGGCGTCGTTGTAGGTCCAGCCGCCCGCTCGCCACGATTCCTGACTCAGCTCGTACAGCGGCAGGATCTGGGCGGCGGCGATCAGCGCGCCGACGGCCGCCACGAAGACGACGGTCCCGAGCGCGTCCACGAGCAGCAACAGGGCAATTGGAGCGCCACGGCGCAGGCCGCCGGCGTGCATCTCCCAAATCGCCATCCAGGTCTGCCGCACCAGGACATAGGCGACCAGCAACGCCCCCGTGAGCATCAGCGGCTGGACGTGTGTCGCCAGCGCCTCCAGGCCCAGCACCAGCGCTGCCAGTCCAAGCAGGCCGTGCCCGACCCATCCCTGCCGAGCCAGCGCCACCTCGATCAGCGCCAGCAATAACGGCAGCCAGACGGCGGCGGCCAGCAGATTGGCGTGATGCTGCTGCGCGACGACAAAGCTGCCCAGGCCGAACGTCAGTCCGGCGATCACCGCGCCACACCGCCCGACGCGGTGCGCTCGCGCCAGGGCGTACGCGCCGAGCATCGCCACGCCGACGTGGAAGACCCGCAGCAGCAGGAAGCCCTCGACCGGCGAGAACAGCGCGGCCGCGACGATGGACGGCGGATAGAGCGCGCCGATCTGCCCTTCGGCGAACAGCGGAAAGCCGCCAAACACGTACGGTGTCCAGAGTGGCAGCTCGCCAGCCCGCAGCGCTTCGTGCAGCACGGCGTAGACCGGGTAGAAGAACGTGAACGTGTCGGACTCGGCGTAGATGCCGACGCCCGCGAGCAGCGGCCAGTAGACCGCGACCAGTGCCGCCAACAGTGTCGCCAGGGCCAGCAGCTCGGACGCCACCGCCCGCGGCGCGACACTCGCGAACGGCTGCGCCAGCGCAGAGGAGCCACGCCCCACGAGGTCGTTGCTGACAACGACCCGCAGCCGACCGCGATGTGCCTCAGTGGTTGCCATAACGTCCGCATCCCGGCCAGACCGAGCCGTGCGCGCCTGCCGGCCGGGCCTGTCCCTGGATCATGACGATGGATGGCTCCGCTGCGCCAGCCGGAACTGCCGGCGGTGCTCGGCCCGTGCGAAGCGCTCGCGCTCGGCGTCGGTGTGCAGCTCGAGCGGCGTGACCTCGTGGGGCCGCCCGTCTGGCCCGAGCGCCACATACACAAAGTAGGACAGCGACGCCCGTTTGCGCTCGCCGGTCACGATCTTCTCGGCGAAGATCGCGACCTCGATCTCCATGCTGGTGCGGCCCACCCAGGTGACCTGAGCTTCGAGCAACACCAGATCCCCGACCTTCACCGGCACCTCGAAGGTCATCGAGTCGGCGATAGCAGTCACGACCCGACGCTTCGCGTGGCGCGCCGCCGCGATGCCGCCGGCGGTATCAGCCAGCTTCATCAGCGTGCCGCCATGGACGTCGCCGCTCGGGTTGGCGTCGGCTGGCAACATCACCTGGGCCAGCACGATGCGATCCTCGGACTGGCTCACCGCTGTCGCGCGTACGTCTGCGTCAGTCATGCAGCCTCCCGATACGGTGCGAGCGGCAACGGCTCAAGCAGGCCGGCGCGCCGCGACCCGATCCCGAGCAGCCTGATGCTGGCCTCAAGCTGCGCGTCCAGCCCGGACAGCAGATCATCGTCCGAGAGATCGACGCTCGAATCCGGCGTCACGCCAACGTCGTTGAGGACCGCGCCCTTGCCCGAGGTGATCGAGAGCACGGTGATCTGAAGCGCGCCGCCGTTCCCCAGTGGGAACATCCGAGCGCCGGCCACACTGCCGGATGTCGTCATTCCGACGACCCGTGCAACGCCACTCTCCTGCAGCGCCGAGCTCAGGATCTCGCCCATCGAGGCCGTCCCGGCATCCACCAGCGCCACCATCGGGACGCCGCGCTCCCAGTAGGCTCCAGCCTGCGTCCTGACCGGGCGCGGGCGTCCTGAACGGTCAACCTGATTGAAGACCACGGTATCCTTCATCAGGCGGCTCGCGACCCGCATGCCAACGTCGATCCGGCCGCCGCTGTTGCCGCGCAGATCCAGCACCATCCCGTCGATCTTTTGCCGACCGATCTCGGCCAGCGCCTGCCCGACGCGCTCGTCGACGCTCGGCTCCGGGAAGCCTCTGATCTGGAGGTAGCCGACTTTGACGCCGTTCTCGCGGGTCAGAACCGACCAGCGTACGAACGGCAACTGGATCTCGCCGCGCTCGACGTTGAAGTGCAAGGGCGTCGCCTCGCCGCGCCGCTCGACCGCCAGTTCAACGGGCGTGCCGCTCGGCCCGCGAATCTTGCTGGTCGCGATATCGGAGCTGACGCCCACGACGGACTCGCCGTCGACCGAGATGATGCGGTCACCCGTCCGAATGCCTGCCCGCGCGGCCGGGCTGCCGTCGAACACCTCGAGCACCACCGTAGACGGCCGTCGCAGGCGCGCCCCGATCCCTTCGTACCTGACCTCACCGCGCCGCCACGCCTCGTACTCGGCGTTCTGGCGCGGATCGAGGTAGCGGGTGTGGTGCTCGGCCATCGCCCCTGCCAGCGCGCGCATCGCGATCTCGTCGAGAGCGCTGCGCTCCATGATCGGTCCCATCAGCAGCGCCACGCGATCCAGCCACAGCTCGAAGGCCAACCAGGCGTCCTCACGCGTGGCGTCCGACGCGATGGACG
This window harbors:
- a CDS encoding YfhO family protein codes for the protein MATTEAHRGRLRVVVSNDLVGRGSSALAQPFASVAPRAVASELLALATLLAALVAVYWPLLAGVGIYAESDTFTFFYPVYAVLHEALRAGELPLWTPYVFGGFPLFAEGQIGALYPPSIVAAALFSPVEGFLLLRVFHVGVAMLGAYALARAHRVGRCGAVIAGLTFGLGSFVVAQQHHANLLAAAVWLPLLLALIEVALARQGWVGHGLLGLAALVLGLEALATHVQPLMLTGALLVAYVLVRQTWMAIWEMHAGGLRRGAPIALLLLVDALGTVVFVAAVGALIAAAQILPLYELSQESWRAGGWTYNDAIEYSLPPVNLITLIFPFFFRTPDGGQWSLWQIWESVLYVGIVPLLLAVVAVLGVRRWAVTFFALATGVSVVIALGGYAPYGLYEQLWLLPGMNVQRAPARFTLIAVLSLAMLAAFGADWLAARRDERGVARWRTQLIGLHVGVLALLGLVLGHLVVWRAWIQADRPWAMQLLGKTYLAQTQDPLQMLLPLDVVRGLENALSLANPKTAVPLVLLGLFALLLVAWRELRRLAPLWQAALVLLVAIDLALFASDFHPLVDISYLGEPGPAGRALIERDGPWRMLTRPDVQEPQPNELLPHDIAEAGGYSPLQLARHRWYAQSVQTVDDVLLDLWSVRWIVEPARPESLPSYQMVSFHPSRPLMIGGVGTPNGQITLRPEPETTTSLRLISALNGGETIPDGEQVGEWLLTDTEGVRYVLPIRAGREIAEWRPRAPGRVVQHRPIQKAAAIGDVGAQSILGYAEISLPRRVTISELEYRHTNPLGQTVLYGVALHDREEDATAQVGREDRLKLVYSDPAVNIFENERAYPRAFVVPEAVLAPDGAAAMARLRNGPLDPRRQVVVESQPSVGIGPFVGTPPVEAVILAESGSVIDIQADAPAGGFLVLTDPFYPGWRAYLDGEEQPILRADFLFRAVGLPPGQHAVRFVFVPPSLERGISLSLVGLGLAASAAVIGLGMPLLLGAIRRARRPAVTPTAG
- a CDS encoding acyl-CoA thioesterase; translated protein: MTDADVRATAVSQSEDRIVLAQVMLPADANPSGDVHGGTLMKLADTAGGIAAARHAKRRVVTAIADSMTFEVPVKVGDLVLLEAQVTWVGRTSMEIEVAIFAEKIVTGERKRASLSYFVYVALGPDGRPHEVTPLELHTDAERERFARAEHRRQFRLAQRSHPSS
- a CDS encoding PDZ domain-containing protein — translated: MRLRAWLLACATLLILLVPIAVAGTAMATNEHPSGAFVAGVRAAAPTESLAAEPRASAGTVRQAYDLLLDNFVSPPEPAALVTLAATEVGRRAADRKPGEWSAPSIASDATREDAWLAFELWLDRVALLMGPIMERSALDEIAMRALAGAMAEHHTRYLDPRQNAEYEAWRRGEVRYEGIGARLRRPSTVVLEVFDGSPAARAGIRTGDRIISVDGESVVGVSSDIATSKIRGPSGTPVELAVERRGEATPLHFNVERGEIQLPFVRWSVLTRENGVKVGYLQIRGFPEPSVDERVGQALAEIGRQKIDGMVLDLRGNSGGRIDVGMRVASRLMKDTVVFNQVDRSGRPRPVRTQAGAYWERGVPMVALVDAGTASMGEILSSALQESGVARVVGMTTSGSVAGARMFPLGNGGALQITVLSITSGKGAVLNDVGVTPDSSVDLSDDDLLSGLDAQLEASIRLLGIGSRRAGLLEPLPLAPYREAA